CCTGTACCAATTCAGCAAAAATCGCCCCTTCATCTCCAGCGCTATCCGTCTGGTTAATTTTAGCATCTACAAAATGCCCAATTTCCTCTAACAACACCCCACTAATAGCTGCTAAAGAGGCACTAGCAACAAAGGTATTTGATAAATAAATCCTATTCTCACTACTAGCATAAGCGCCATTAGCACTGCCAAGAATACTACTATCGAGAACTTCTATTTGGGGAAGTTGACTAAAATCCCCAGTTTCCCACTGTAACCGGAGAATTTCCGCAAGGCTGCGGTTGTATTGTGTACCAAAAGCAGTATCAAAAACCTGCCAGAAGTTATTTAAACGAGAAAAATATTTAAGTTGATTAGAAGCTAAGGTTAGCGCGGAATTAATTAAAAAGTTCATAAAATAAATGATGTTTTTCGAGGTTTGAACTAAAACAACAGGTTAAATTAAGTAGTAAGACAGAATTAATTACACAATGTCATTGCGTAAGCGTTGCGTGGCGTTAGCCATATGGAACGAAGTGAAATGAAGCAATTCCAAGGGTTGTGATTGCTTCCCTTCGCTCGCAATGACTGTAAATATTTTTGTTCAATTACTTACCACAGTTAACTAACGGTTTGCTATTAAGTAGGAAAAGTATATTACTGTAAAATATTGATATTCTTGTCAAGTCACCAGGGTTACACACCCTTGGCGGTTATACTACCACACTTGAGTAAAGCCTTGCTACAAAGTATCAAAAATATATTGAAATAAACCATTGATTTTATCAATACATACTATAAGAAATAATCTATCATTGCTACTAAACGCGGCATTGGTGAATCAAAATAAGCGACTCGTGCGGTCAAAATTGCATAGAGTTTCTTTTTTTTTGCAAAGGTGCGTTAAAAAGATATGGATAATTTATTTGTTCCGTAACTTATCCATGAATGCAAATTAAAAGCACCTAAGCTCAACCATGAGAATAGTTAGGAATTATCAGTGATTTCTTGGGTATTAACTGCTGGTAGGAGGGCGGTAAGGTGTGAGGTAACTTGACTGTAACGACGGGTAATGAGTAATGAAGAACGACATTGAATGGCGAGTTGATCTGTGTATCTTCCCAGGGTTTGGCGTTCAATTCCCCACAGACGGCTAGTACCAACAATGGTCAAATCAACATTTTCGGAGGCTGCAATTACGGATTGGATTGGTTCTGGGGATGTAACGCTTTTGATTTCAATGCGATCGCGCACACTTTGTGGTAATCGCTCAATCATGGCGTTGAGTTCATAACTTAATTCTTCTTGGATGTGAGTGCCTTTAAAGACTTGTAAAACTTGTAAAATACAAGTATCCCGATTAATCAGCATTCTCAAAGCGATAATTAATGCTAAATCGTCATGGATGTTGGCGGAGTAGGGAACTAATAAACTTTCAATGGCGTTGCCTCCCTTATCTACAAATACGGCGACATCTACCGGTGTGGTACTGAGAATTTGTCCGACTCTTCCCCCTAACCGATTGTTGCTAAAAGCTGGACGATGCCAACCGACGAGAACTAAATCTGGTTGTTCAATTTTGGCTATCTGTGCTGTTTCTCTGGCAACATTGCTAGATATGCGAACTATAGGATGGATATAGGAGCGTGTTTCTGGTGGTTCTAGGGTAGCGATTAATTCTTCTAGTTTTTGGCGACGTTCGGCAATAAGTCTGTCGGCTTCCGTTGGGGTACTTTCAAAACCATAGTCTTCTTCGAGTTCAATGAAGCTGAGGGGATAAACTACAGCAGGTTGTCGGTTGTTGACGGCGATCGCAGTTGCCAACTGTAACAAACCTTTTTGGGTAGCGGGATTAGCCACTGGGACTAACATCCGATATTGGGTAATATAAGGTTCGCTGGGGACTGGTACGGCTTCTGCTGGGATTTCAGCTTCTGGTTCAACAACATCTAATCGGATCAGGCGTTTCGGATAAGTAAATTCCAGTAATGGTGAAGTCATGAATGTTGTCACCAAAGCCATAATTACTAACATGGTGAAAAGTAAGGGGGTAATCACGCCTAACTCTAAACCAATATTCAAGACAATTAATTCGGTTAAACCGCGAGTATTCATCAACCAACCCAGGGCTGATGCTTCCCGTTTGTCAATACCACTAATTCGAGCGGCTATATAAGCACCAGTAAATTTACCACCAATTGCTACTAATAAAATCAAGGCTGACAATAGCCATAAATGAGGACTGTTAAGCAAACCAATTTGTGTTTTTAAACCACTGTAGGCGAAGAATATTGGTAACAAAAATATAAGGACGAAATCTTCAGTTTTGATCGCTAATTCTCTGACTAACTCTTCATCTTTGGGCATGACTGCGCCTAATAAAAATGCCCCAAAAATTAGGTGAATACCGATAAATTCAGTAATTAAGGCGGAGGAGACAACTCCCATATAAATTACAGCCAGAACGAATTGACTCAACCGCCCAGCCCGACGATGATGTTTACTCAGACGTTTGAGAAACCATCGCCCAATTGTGAACATGAAGCCAATATAAGCAATACTTTCAATAATGGTGAGAATAGCTTGTTGATCAATGCTACCGTGACGAGCGACAGCGATCGCTACTGCTAAAATACACCAGGCTGTCACATCATCTACTGCCGCACAAGTTAAGGCTAATGTCCCCAAACGAGTTCCCTGTAAGTTATTTTCGGTGATAATTCTCGCCAACACCGGAAAGGCAGTAATTGACATCGCCGCCCCTAAAAATAAGGCAAAGGGGGCAAAATTGACATGATTACTAGAAACTAAGGGATAAAGGACGAAAGACAATACAAAAGCCGAAGCAAAGGGAACAATAATACTGAGATTGGAAATGAGAATGGCAGTTTTTAAGTTACCACTCAGATACTTGGGATTTAATTCCAACCCAATCAGAAACATGAAAAATATTAGCCCTATTTGCGATAAAACATTCAAATAAGGCATGGTTTCTGGTGGAAACAGGCTATGAGCTAAACCAGGAGCAATTAAACCAAATAATGATGGACCAAGCATGATACCAGCGAAAATCTCGCCGATTACCAATGGTTGTTTAATTGCTTTGAATCCCAGTCCCACAAGTCGAGAGAGTCCAATCACAATTAATACTTCAACCAAAACGAGAATAACTGTGTGCATATTTTCCTCATTGACAATAATTGAGTTCACTATGATAATTTTTGACAAGATAGCAGGAGTCAGGAGTCAGAAGTATCTTACTTTATGGCTTTTATTGTATATTCTGGATCTCATCCAAGTGCATACTGCTATAGTTCAAATTGTCAACATAACTAGATATAAGTAGGTGAACACAATAAAACCAAACTGTGTAAAGAAACGTAAAATCGCCCAAACCCTCTTCACTCTTGCCTCTTGCCTCTTGCCTTTTGCCTTGCCATAACGACAATTTTCAACGCCAACCTACTTATTCTCAACTATTTTTATTAATTCAAGATGTTAATTATTGTTACCTTGCTATCTTGATTATCTCAGAAAATCAGTATTAATTTGTTGTTAAACTGTCAATAAACTTGAGAATTAGCAAGTATAAAACCTAAATCAAGAGAATCAAGTGGTCAGAACCTTTGATTAATAAATTATTTCCGCATAAAAGCTGACAATAAACCATAAATTCTTAAACAGTCCTCTGATTAAAAATTAGAAAAAATGTCTCAGGTGTAACCTAAAATACTTGCCGGCAAATCCTGTCTTTCTTATTCTGTCTTCTTCTGACAAAGGGCGCAGGCCCTGCGCCCCTACCTCCTGAATCGAGGAAAGAATTTAGGTTTATAGCCAAAAAATTGTAAATATGGCGTTAAATTTTGTTAAGATTAGATACGGCGTTAGCTTTGCCCCCTGTCCCCTACCTACGAGACGCTTCATGCTGCGATTAGAACATATCAGTAAAATTTATCCTACAGGCGAAGTTCTTAAAGATGTCAACTGGGAAGTCAAACCAGGAGATCGTATTGGTTTAGTTGGTGTTAACGGTGCGGGAAAATCCACCCAATTGAAAATCATCTCTGGGGAGATTGAACCCACCGCTGGAGAAATTATTCGTCCCGCCAGTCTACATATAGCTTATCTTAACCAAGAATTTGAGGTTGACCCCACTCGTACAGTTAGAGAAGAATTTTGGACTGTATTTAAAGAAGCTAATGAAGTGCAGAAGGCTTTAGCTCATATCCCTCATGAGATGGAAACAGCTAATCCAGAAGAGTTAGATGAGCTAATTCATGAGTTAGATCGGTTACAGCGTCAGTTTGAAGCTTTGGATGGATATAATTTAGACTCACGGATTGGTAAGATATTACCAGAGATGGGATTTCAACTAGAAGATAGCGATCGCCTAGTTAGTGCCTTCTCCGGTGGTTGGCAAATGCGGATGAGTTTAGGAAAAATCCTCCTGCAAAAACCCGACTTATTACTACTGGACGAACCGACAAACCACCTAGATTTAGAAACTATTGAATGGTTAGAAAATTACCTCAGAGGTTTAATTACCCCAATGGTCATAGTTTCCCATGACCGGGAATTTTTAGATCGTCTGTGTAACCAAATCGTTGAAACAGAAAGAGGTGTTTCTAGTTCTTACCTGGGTAATTACTCATCCTACCTGCAACAAAAAGCCGAAAATCAATACGCACAACTCAACGCTTACGAACGTCAACAAAAAGAATTAGAAAAACAACAGGCATTTGTAGAAAAATTCCGTGCCAGTGCTACTCGCAGTACCCAAGCGAAAAGTAGAGAAAAACTACTTGATAAAATTGAACGCATTGAAGCACCGACAGGAGGAATGAGAACCCTACATTTCCGTTTTCCTGATGCCACTCGTAGCGGTAGAGAAGTAGTGGAAATTAAGGACTTAACCCATATTTATGGGGATAAAATTCTGTTTTTATCTGCAAATCTGCTGGTGGAAAGAGGAGACAGAATCGCCTTCCTTGGTCCCAACGGTGCAGGTAAGTCCACACTGTTAAAAATTATGATGGGTGTTGAACCACCCACAGAAGGGATTGTGAAATTAGGTGATCACAACGTGATTCCTGGTTACTTTGAACAAAACCAAGCGGAAGCCTTGGATTTAAATAAAACCGTCATGCAAACCATCCATGACGAAGTTCCCAACTGGACAAACGAAGAAGTCCGCACATTGTTAGGCAGATTCTTATTTACTGGTGATACTGTATTTAAGAAAGTTGCGGCATTGAGTGGAGGTGAAAAGGCTCGATTAGCATTGGCAAAAATGCTATTACGTCCAGCAAATTTAATCATCCTGGATGAGCCTACCAACCACTTAGATATTCCGGCAAAGGAAATGATGGAAGAGGCTTTGCAAAACTATGATGGTACTGTCCTTGTAGTTTCCCACGACCGTTATTTTATCTCCCAAGTAGCTAACAAAATTGTCGAAATTCGTGATGGTGATTTTCATGTTTACTTAGGCGATTATCACTACTATCTCGATAAGAAAGCTGAAGAAAAAGAACTGGCGGAATTGGCAGCAGCAGAAGCCGCAAAAGCCGCTAAAAAAGCCGCTAAATCTGCAAAAGCTGGAGCAAAGCAGAAATAGGTAATGTCGGCGAATGGGTGACTGATTGTGTTTCTGGCTTTCTGTCACCTATTTTTTAATTATGATAATTGAACGCAGATGAACGCAGATAAACACAGATAAATATGGATGATTATTCTGTGCAGTTTCAAAAAAAATTAGTATAAAAGAGAAATTACATAGTAACAATACCCCCGGACGCAAAAACTTGTTTTGCTGTTAATTGCAAGTTGGGAAAGATTGAGGAAAGCAATTGATCATTGTTTTGAAATAATCGCTTTTGATATTCGTCTTCTACTAATGTACAAATTGTAATTGTTGGCAGTTTGATTTTGCCAATATATTCTCTACCACCAATGCCTAAATAATCTACAATCCAATATTCAGGAACAGCTAATAGGGCGTAATCTTCAACTTTGCGAGCATAATCATTTTGCCAGTTTGTGCTGACGACTTCAGCAATTAGTTTAATTGATTTTCCTGATGTAATTACAGGCTCTTTTTGCCATAATGGTTCATTGATTAGTTGGGTTTGGTCTAATACAATCACATCGGGACGAAAGGCTGTGTTTGTTCCCAATAGTTTGATCAAGCAGCGATGGGGGATAAAGTATGGTAAGTCTTGATGATCAATTTCTACATTCAGTTTTCGCCCAATTAATGATGATACCTGTTCATGGGGTCCTGTTGGTTCCATCTCGATTAATTCCCCATCAATAAGTTCATAGCGATCGCTGTCGCCATACTGAGTAATAAATTCATTAGCTGTAATTAGTTTTAGGGGTGATTGTACCATGATTATGTTTCTTGCTGATTAAATAAAGATTATTCTGTCGTTTGGAAACCGCATCTACATAAAGAAAACTTAATTTAACACCCATAAGCATTGCTAAACTTCTACAATACCTATAATATATCTAATGTTATCACTCCCGGTTCGCTCATTTTTTTTGGAGTTCGAGAAATTGCCAAAAAAACAAGAAATCCAGGTGTCGTAATGGTTTTAGCGATTTCCCGAAATTTAGCTTGAACTACCACATCCGGCGCTAAAACTCTATTTTTATGCGATCGCATAAAGTCTGTAGGGTAGTACATTTTTATCAAAGCCGAAAACCCTGATTAAATCGTTCAGCTTTTTTGTAACTCGATTTTAAATGGGCGAACCGGGAGTTATCATCAATGAATCCTCAGTCACCATAAAAACAACCCAAAAGCCAATTTATTTGCAACCAGATGTTATCAGCCGTCGGATTCGGATTGGGCTAATTGCCGAAGGAGAAGCAGAATTGGGTGCAAGTATTCCTTACATTAAACCAGAAGATGGGGGGAAAGTTATTGAAAGAAACAATGAAGGCGCACTCCATACCTTAATTAGACGAGAATTAGAAAATGCTGGATTGCCTGATTGTGATTTTATTCAAAGACATCCATCTATTAAAGAAAGTCAAAAACGGACTTTACGAACTGGACATTCAATTTTAGATATCAAATATCTAGCGCAAATTGTTATTTTGTGGAAACCAGAGGATGTAGACATGATCATCATTGTGGTTGATGCTGATGATAAACTAGAACAAAGACAAATTGATTTAGAACGAGCTTTAAATAAAATTCGTGATAATCATTTAAGTAGGTGAACACAATAAAACCAAACTGTGTAAAGAAATGTAAAATCGCCCAAACCCTCTTCACTCTTGCCTCTTGCATGAGTGCCTTTTGCCTTGCCATAACGACAATTTTCAACACCAACCTACTTAGATATTAACGAAAAACAAATTAGCGATCGCTCTGCGGGAGGTTTAGCAATTAGAAATTTTGAGACTTGGTTACTTGCTGATACCCAAACTGTTTCAACTATTTTAGGTGTAGAGTTAGAAAAACTGGAAAATTTAGAGCATTTAGACAATACAAAGGATATTTTGGAGAATGCAATTTCTCAATCAACGTATTTATCTGAAGATACTAGCAATCAGCGATCGCTACAAATTCGCTGGAACTTAGGTAAACAGATTGATTTGGCAATAATCAAAACTGGCTGTCCACAGGGATATGCTGCTTTTACACAATCTTTACTGGTAGCGACGAAAGCAGTTAAGTAGGTTGGGTTATTGTGTAGGGGTAAAGCAAGAGCTTCATAGGTGTCAACTTAAGCTCAAATCCCTACCACATCTCGTTCCTAGTCTCTGACTAGGAATGCAGTTGATGAGGCTCTGCCTCTAATATCATTGAAGGCAGAGCCTTCTAGAATTCATTCCCAGTCTCGACTGGGAATGAGACGAGTTGAGTTCTTTGCGGGATAGATGTTTTACGTTAAGTTGACACCAATAAGCTTTTGCTTTACCCTCACCTCACTACAATGCCTAAGTCATACTTACTTTGATTTTGCTTCCAGATTTTCCAAACGGCTTTTCAATTCCTGATTTTGCTGTTTGATTTGATCAAGTTCCTCACGTAACTGCTTCAGAGTTTTGTCTGTGCCGATGTTCTTTTGCACCTTACTAACTTCCTCTTCAGCATAGCGACGGACTCGCCCATCTGCGGTTTGATTGGCTAAAGATTGCAAAATACCAATGGCTTTTGGTGTTTCCATTTGTCCCAAGGCTGTTAAAACGGCTACCTGGGTTAAAAAGAAAGTCTCTCTGGCAATTTCCGCTAACCGATCTAAAATCCTTTCTATATTAGCCGGAGTTTGACCAGTGGATATTTTGCCCACTGCGCGAATTGCGGACAGGCGTAATGGTTGCGGTATCCCAGCTTTCGTGTATTCCAGGAGTAAATTTAAAGCCGTTTCTGAAGATTTGAACTCAGCCAAACCAGCTACAGCCCCACTACGGACAACTTCATTCCAACCTGCCCTTTCTTCTAAGACAGATTTAAGTAACTTGATTACCTTGTCTTCATGGGGTTTATCTTCTAAATGCGCTGCTGCTATGGTGGCAATAGTTCGACAAGCCGCAGCTTCTACATAGTAGCTGGCATCGCCATCTTGGACAAAACTTTTCACAGCCTTGTAGCTGTTATGAGTTTTAATTTGTGACAAAGAACTAATTACCGCCCGCCGCACAAAGGGACTAGGATCATTTAAGCCAACGACTAAACCATCAAAAGCTTGATCTAACTGAATTTCTGCCAGTTCTTTGGCAACTTCGACCCGTACACCCCAAAAAGGATCATTTTTCAAAGCTGAGGATAGGGCAAGAGTCGCTTCTAATCCGCCTTTTTTCGCTAAAGCTTCTGCTGCATAAATGCGGGAAATAGGATGAGGATCAAATTCTAATTGGGCTTTTAATTCGGAAATTGGGTATTCTAATTTGACAGTTTTTAAGTAATTATTGCCGACATCAAAGCTAATAAAATCAGGCTTTTGTGTTAGTGGAAAGTAAAAACTTTGTTCTTTTTCATGGACTCGAACTGTAAAAGTTGTGAGTTGGGGATTTTCTTTATATCCAAAACCAATGGGAATCCTAAGATTAAATAAATCCTTACTATCGGCTTTAGCTTGGGTTTGGGTGACAGTCACCTTCGCCAAATTTGCGTCACCATCCCAGGCATAAGCTACTTTAAAGTCAGGATGACCACCACGATAGACATATTGATCAAACAGGAAAGCTAAATTGCGTCCTGTGGCTTTT
The DNA window shown above is from Anabaena sp. WA102 and carries:
- a CDS encoding cation:proton antiporter codes for the protein MHTVILVLVEVLIVIGLSRLVGLGFKAIKQPLVIGEIFAGIMLGPSLFGLIAPGLAHSLFPPETMPYLNVLSQIGLIFFMFLIGLELNPKYLSGNLKTAILISNLSIIVPFASAFVLSFVLYPLVSSNHVNFAPFALFLGAAMSITAFPVLARIITENNLQGTRLGTLALTCAAVDDVTAWCILAVAIAVARHGSIDQQAILTIIESIAYIGFMFTIGRWFLKRLSKHHRRAGRLSQFVLAVIYMGVVSSALITEFIGIHLIFGAFLLGAVMPKDEELVRELAIKTEDFVLIFLLPIFFAYSGLKTQIGLLNSPHLWLLSALILLVAIGGKFTGAYIAARISGIDKREASALGWLMNTRGLTELIVLNIGLELGVITPLLFTMLVIMALVTTFMTSPLLEFTYPKRLIRLDVVEPEAEIPAEAVPVPSEPYITQYRMLVPVANPATQKGLLQLATAIAVNNRQPAVVYPLSFIELEEDYGFESTPTEADRLIAERRQKLEELIATLEPPETRSYIHPIVRISSNVARETAQIAKIEQPDLVLVGWHRPAFSNNRLGGRVGQILSTTPVDVAVFVDKGGNAIESLLVPYSANIHDDLALIIALRMLINRDTCILQVLQVFKGTHIQEELSYELNAMIERLPQSVRDRIEIKSVTSPEPIQSVIAASENVDLTIVGTSRLWGIERQTLGRYTDQLAIQCRSSLLITRRYSQVTSHLTALLPAVNTQEITDNS
- a CDS encoding ABC-F family ATP-binding cassette domain-containing protein, with protein sequence MLRLEHISKIYPTGEVLKDVNWEVKPGDRIGLVGVNGAGKSTQLKIISGEIEPTAGEIIRPASLHIAYLNQEFEVDPTRTVREEFWTVFKEANEVQKALAHIPHEMETANPEELDELIHELDRLQRQFEALDGYNLDSRIGKILPEMGFQLEDSDRLVSAFSGGWQMRMSLGKILLQKPDLLLLDEPTNHLDLETIEWLENYLRGLITPMVIVSHDREFLDRLCNQIVETERGVSSSYLGNYSSYLQQKAENQYAQLNAYERQQKELEKQQAFVEKFRASATRSTQAKSREKLLDKIERIEAPTGGMRTLHFRFPDATRSGREVVEIKDLTHIYGDKILFLSANLLVERGDRIAFLGPNGAGKSTLLKIMMGVEPPTEGIVKLGDHNVIPGYFEQNQAEALDLNKTVMQTIHDEVPNWTNEEVRTLLGRFLFTGDTVFKKVAALSGGEKARLALAKMLLRPANLIILDEPTNHLDIPAKEMMEEALQNYDGTVLVVSHDRYFISQVANKIVEIRDGDFHVYLGDYHYYLDKKAEEKELAELAAAEAAKAAKKAAKSAKAGAKQK
- a CDS encoding Uma2 family endonuclease codes for the protein MVQSPLKLITANEFITQYGDSDRYELIDGELIEMEPTGPHEQVSSLIGRKLNVEIDHQDLPYFIPHRCLIKLLGTNTAFRPDVIVLDQTQLINEPLWQKEPVITSGKSIKLIAEVVSTNWQNDYARKVEDYALLAVPEYWIVDYLGIGGREYIGKIKLPTITICTLVEDEYQKRLFQNNDQLLSSIFPNLQLTAKQVFASGGIVTM